A section of the Nerophis ophidion isolate RoL-2023_Sa linkage group LG16, RoL_Noph_v1.0, whole genome shotgun sequence genome encodes:
- the id1 gene encoding DNA-binding protein inhibitor ID-1, translated as MCTSRTVNIAFNSQRKICSLSLLFFFTRNGVLEHTLDVVAMKVVGSTCALKSKVGGEDVVRCLSEQSLAISKCKIPLLDEQMSVFLQDMNSCYSKLKELVPTLPTHKKASKVEILQHVIDYIWDLQVELDEPEKSRQQAAQRTPLTALNAELAGIAVESGCSDDRIMCR; from the exons ATGTGCACTTCGCGGACTGTCAACATTGCCTTTAACTCTCAGAGGAAGATCTGCAGcttgtcgttgttgttttttttcactcggAACGGCGTTCTGGAACATACTTTAGACGTCGTCgccatgaaagtggttggatctACCTGCGCGCTGAAGAGCAAAGTGGGCGGCGAGGACGTGGTGCGCTGCCTGTCCGAGCAGAGCCTCGCCATCTCCAAGTGCAAGATCCCGCTGCTGGACGAGCAGATGAGCGTCTTCCTGCAGGACATGAACAGCTGCTACAGCAAGCTGAAGGAGCTGGTGCCCACCCTGCCCACGCACAAGAAGGCCAGCAAGGTGGAGATCCTGCAGCACGTCATCGACTACATCTGGGACCTGCAGGTGGAGCTCGACGAGCCGGAGAAGAGTCGCCAGCAGGCGGCGCAGCGCACGCCGCTCACCGCCCTCAACGCGGAGCTCGCCGGCATCGCCGTGGAG AGCGGCTGCTCGGACGACAGGATCATGTGTCGCTAA